A region of Malaciobacter marinus DNA encodes the following proteins:
- a CDS encoding MFS transporter translates to MTLRKILFPISSLFFSIAFLAIGYGMILTFVGVYLKELQVSNTVIGIINASFFLGAVSSSIFSQKIISTVGHIRSFAAFASIMVVSFLLHSVFFNEFLWAFLRLISGFSFFGLLIILESWLNEKSSEKDRGKILAIYTIIFYLSTAIGQLFLNIDEHFKQAIFTIGSVLVLFSVVIIALTKIKEPKLAEFEKYSVPKIFSIVPLATVSSFIGGFFVGGFFTMVPVYILMQGQSIEVVSYFMLITLIGGLISQWPIGLLSDKYGRRKLIAFSAFFSAVISTLFIVFNLDNQTLYILGFLLGFSIFSVYPLAVARANDVVDENKDIVEISRALLFAYGIGSFISPLLIGFGLSYMPQFLFTCFAILGIFLCFYSLSKKRIADDDLSTFVNMPVASGAELPELDPRQDEHTPTP, encoded by the coding sequence ATGACACTGCGAAAAATCTTATTTCCTATATCATCACTTTTCTTTTCTATTGCTTTTTTAGCAATAGGATATGGTATGATATTAACTTTTGTTGGGGTATACCTAAAAGAGTTACAAGTTAGTAATACAGTAATTGGTATTATTAACGCATCTTTCTTTTTAGGAGCTGTAAGCTCTTCTATTTTTAGTCAAAAAATCATTTCAACAGTAGGACATATAAGAAGCTTTGCTGCATTTGCTTCAATTATGGTAGTCTCATTTTTACTTCATTCTGTATTCTTCAATGAATTTTTATGGGCTTTTTTACGTTTAATTTCAGGTTTTTCATTTTTTGGACTTTTAATTATACTTGAAAGTTGGCTAAATGAAAAAAGCAGTGAAAAGGATAGGGGAAAGATTTTAGCTATTTATACTATAATTTTTTATCTCTCTACTGCAATTGGACAACTTTTTTTAAACATTGATGAGCATTTTAAACAAGCTATCTTTACGATAGGTTCAGTATTAGTACTTTTTTCAGTAGTTATAATTGCTTTAACAAAAATAAAAGAGCCTAAACTTGCAGAATTTGAAAAATATAGTGTTCCAAAAATCTTTTCAATAGTTCCACTTGCTACGGTTTCAAGTTTTATTGGTGGGTTTTTTGTTGGTGGATTTTTCACTATGGTTCCTGTATATATATTAATGCAAGGACAATCAATTGAAGTTGTTTCATATTTTATGCTTATTACATTGATTGGTGGATTAATTTCACAATGGCCAATAGGACTTTTATCTGATAAGTATGGAAGAAGAAAACTTATTGCATTTTCAGCATTTTTTTCAGCTGTTATTTCAACTTTATTTATAGTTTTTAATTTAGATAATCAAACTTTATATATATTAGGATTTTTGTTAGGGTTTTCAATCTTTTCAGTATATCCTTTAGCAGTAGCAAGAGCAAATGATGTTGTAGATGAAAATAAAGATATTGTAGAAATAAGTAGAGCTTTACTTTTTGCATATGGTATAGGCTCATTTATCTCACCATTACTTATTGGATTTGGATTAAGTTATATGCCACAGTTCTTATTTACTTGCTTTGCAATATTAGGTATATTTTTATGCTTTTATTCTCTTTCTAAAAAGAGAATTGCCGATGATGATTTAAGTACTTTTGTAAATATGCCAGTTGCATCAGGAGCTGAGTTACCTGAGCTTGATCCAAGGCAAGATGAACATACACCAACACCTTAG
- the rmuC gene encoding DNA recombination protein RmuC, producing the protein MNDINLYSIIAFSVGFVVSGFIFYFLIKVKYEAKLQSLTNEANIKLQSMNDKINSQRELYEQKLQNKQREFELKQESFQEKIDLLETSKIKMKEEFENLANRLFEQSSKKSNENINQILTPFKEQINNFGKRVNDIYSEETKQRSYLLNEIKNLKELNTQISNDAINLTKALKGDNKTQGDWGELILEKVLEQSGLREGIEYTTQSSFSNEGKRLRPDVIVHLPLQKDIVIDSKVSLNSYINYTQAEDEQNRQKAIKELISSLKAHIKGLSIKRYEDIKEVRTLDFVLMFIPIESAFLLAISNENNLFKLAFENNIMLVSPSTLYVSLRTIENIWKIEYQNQNAELISKKAANLYDKFALFVKDIEDIGMHINRTSKSYDNALNKLSKGKGNLLNKSQEFIQLGVKPNKQINITNHI; encoded by the coding sequence ATGAATGATATTAACTTATATTCTATTATAGCTTTTAGTGTAGGCTTTGTTGTATCAGGTTTTATATTTTACTTTTTAATTAAAGTAAAATATGAAGCTAAACTTCAAAGCTTAACAAATGAAGCAAATATAAAACTTCAATCAATGAATGATAAAATAAATTCACAAAGAGAGCTTTATGAGCAAAAACTACAAAATAAACAAAGAGAGTTTGAATTAAAACAAGAGAGCTTTCAAGAAAAAATAGATCTTTTAGAAACTTCAAAGATTAAGATGAAAGAAGAGTTTGAAAATCTTGCAAATAGACTTTTTGAACAAAGTAGCAAAAAATCAAATGAAAATATTAATCAAATTTTGACTCCTTTTAAAGAACAAATTAATAATTTTGGGAAAAGAGTAAATGATATTTATTCAGAAGAGACAAAACAAAGAAGTTATTTATTAAATGAAATAAAAAATCTAAAAGAGCTAAATACACAAATCTCAAATGATGCAATAAATTTAACAAAAGCATTAAAAGGTGACAATAAAACTCAAGGTGATTGGGGCGAGTTAATCCTTGAAAAAGTCTTGGAACAAAGTGGATTAAGAGAGGGTATTGAATACACTACTCAAAGTTCATTTTCAAATGAAGGTAAGAGATTAAGACCAGATGTTATTGTTCATCTTCCTTTACAAAAAGATATTGTAATTGACTCTAAAGTCTCTTTAAACTCATATATTAATTATACACAAGCTGAAGATGAACAAAATAGACAAAAAGCAATTAAAGAGTTAATCTCTTCATTAAAAGCTCATATTAAAGGTTTAAGTATAAAAAGATATGAAGATATCAAAGAAGTTAGAACATTAGATTTTGTGCTTATGTTTATACCAATTGAATCTGCTTTTTTACTTGCAATTTCAAATGAAAATAATCTTTTTAAACTAGCTTTTGAAAACAATATAATGCTTGTTTCTCCATCAACTTTATATGTCTCTTTAAGAACAATAGAAAATATTTGGAAAATAGAGTATCAAAATCAAAATGCAGAATTAATCTCTAAAAAAGCAGCAAACCTATATGATAAGTTTGCACTGTTTGTAAAAGATATTGAAGATATAGGAATGCATATTAATAGAACTTCAAAGTCTTATGATAATGCATTAAACAAGCTTTCAAAAGGAAAAGGCAATCTTTTAAATAAAAGTCAAGAGTTTATACAATTAGGTGTGAAACCAAATAAGCAAATAAATATTACAAATCATATATAA
- a CDS encoding M48 family metallopeptidase: MLEIFVIAYCLYFIVNIYTSFMQVGFVSKAKNMPAIILEDNKYLEAGNYSIEKEKISILSTFYDFVIFMLWIGFGLKFLDSLIVVDQGWLKAILFIDAFIIINWILSLPFELYTTFKLDKKYGFSNMTPALYIKDTIKSAILFLVFGSLIIAGIALIIDNLPFWWIWGFVFIFTVIILINMIYPLVRDKMFDKFELLKDKELESKIEKLLDEVGFKSSGVFSVDASKRDNRLNAYFGGLGSTKRVVLFDTLIQKLTHNELLAVLGHELGHFKNGDILKNIGIMGIVMLIFFAIFGNLNDELFLGLSLNNEPYAIIAVFLLFSPILSFFLMPLVSLISRHNEYAADEFGSNLQSKDDLVNALLKLANENKSFPLSHPLYVFFYYSHPPLVERFKELGYDVYKVNNAKEAMKDDFKIDE, from the coding sequence GTGTTAGAAATATTTGTAATTGCATATTGTTTATATTTTATAGTAAATATATACACTTCATTTATGCAAGTAGGCTTTGTTAGTAAAGCAAAAAATATGCCAGCAATTATACTTGAGGATAACAAATACCTTGAGGCTGGAAATTATAGTATAGAAAAGGAAAAAATTTCAATACTTTCAACATTTTATGATTTTGTAATTTTTATGCTTTGGATAGGTTTTGGACTTAAATTTTTAGATTCACTTATAGTAGTTGATCAAGGTTGGCTAAAAGCTATTTTGTTTATTGATGCTTTTATTATAATAAACTGGATTTTATCTTTACCTTTTGAGTTATATACAACTTTTAAACTTGATAAAAAGTATGGTTTTTCAAATATGACTCCTGCTTTATATATCAAAGATACAATTAAAAGTGCTATTTTATTTTTAGTTTTTGGAAGTTTAATAATTGCAGGAATTGCACTTATTATTGATAATCTTCCTTTTTGGTGGATATGGGGATTTGTTTTTATTTTTACTGTTATTATATTAATAAATATGATTTATCCATTAGTAAGAGATAAGATGTTTGATAAGTTTGAACTTTTAAAAGATAAAGAGCTTGAATCAAAGATTGAAAAACTTTTAGATGAAGTGGGATTTAAAAGTAGTGGAGTATTTTCTGTTGATGCGAGTAAAAGAGACAATAGACTTAATGCTTATTTTGGAGGACTTGGAAGTACTAAAAGAGTAGTTTTATTTGATACATTAATTCAAAAATTAACTCATAATGAATTACTAGCAGTTTTAGGTCATGAATTAGGACATTTTAAAAATGGAGATATCTTAAAGAATATAGGAATTATGGGTATAGTAATGCTTATATTTTTTGCTATTTTTGGAAATTTAAATGATGAGTTATTTTTAGGACTTTCATTAAATAATGAACCATATGCAATTATTGCAGTATTTTTACTATTTTCTCCAATTTTATCATTTTTCTTGATGCCTTTAGTTTCACTAATTTCTAGACATAATGAGTATGCAGCTGATGAGTTTGGTTCAAATTTACAATCAAAAGATGATTTAGTAAATGCTTTATTGAAATTAGCAAATGAAAATAAATCATTTCCATTATCACACCCTTTATATGTTTTCTTTTATTATTCTCATCCACCATTAGTTGAAAGGTTTAAAGAGTTAGGTTATGATGTATATAAAGTAAATAATGCAAAAGAAGCAATGAAAGATGATTTTAAAATAGATGAATGA
- a CDS encoding phospholipase D-like domain-containing protein, producing the protein MKKVFLCIFLIFTILNAKDSLYYLPDESNIAIKEVETLLKESKKSIDIAMYNFTYKKFAKLLKDSVKRGVRVTVILDKKKALEEKKTQYDYLVKNGIDVILLENKLHIKMAIIDKRNVIFGSANWKKKSFKNDYEILYISDDKKMLSRFNHIFKELLQEYK; encoded by the coding sequence ATGAAAAAAGTTTTTTTATGTATTTTTTTGATTTTTACAATTTTAAATGCAAAAGATAGCTTATACTATTTGCCAGATGAGTCTAATATTGCTATTAAAGAAGTAGAAACTCTTTTAAAAGAAAGTAAGAAATCTATAGATATTGCAATGTATAACTTCACATATAAAAAATTTGCCAAGCTACTTAAAGATAGTGTAAAAAGGGGTGTTAGAGTAACTGTAATTTTAGATAAGAAAAAAGCTTTAGAAGAGAAAAAAACTCAATATGATTATCTTGTTAAAAATGGAATAGATGTTATTTTATTAGAGAATAAACTACATATTAAAATGGCTATTATAGATAAAAGAAATGTTATATTCGGAAGTGCAAATTGGAAGAAAAAATCTTTTAAAAATGATTATGAAATATTGTATATTTCAGATGATAAGAAAATGTTATCAAGATTTAATCATATTTTTAAAGAGCTACTACAAGAGTATAAGTAA
- a CDS encoding PAS domain-containing sensor histidine kinase has product MIRKYIFLIFIFSAFLYSKNVLILNSYHPSFSWTKIQVDSIVNTLLDSKQDIDIYIEYMDTKRNNPALMYKYKFLTLLKYKYLNKKIDLVISTDDNAINFLKMFRNELFSNSKIVFSGINNLNILDDYKKDDITGVFERMTPLVNYELAKKIALKLDKLYLIGDDSVTFNVLKKLVLKELNKTKIDYEFISNKSIDDLISKLKNTDKNSMAMLIMSASYVDKNKNPITMENALKKISQAYKNPIISTARVFNHGGKIIGGYVVDGNRQGVLAAKMALEILNDPNLKIKPILNGTNSYVFDYNALKFFGIDIEKYLPSESIKVLNKPISFFEHFKHIILIISIIAISLIVILLISLIYNFKLKKVNKRLEKSNKNIQIFIDNILEGIIISVDGICIDLNKEAIKLLGYENKNELIDKNILELLSENQKNFFDTENAGETIFIKKNKEQINVLAMNKKVSFEDRRVSVTSFVDLTHSKKREKLLFEQSKLASMGEMIGNIAHQWRQPLSAISTCASGLKLQHEVNVLDDENLNKSLDTIMKSTNYLSNTIDDFKNYIKGEKIITKFSVSHAVENSIDLLSASFKNYGINIVKNFDDVQIYSCFNELIQIFINILNNSKDALNKNCKKDKVIFISIKDEQNSVTIELVDNAFGVEEKIINKIFEPYFTTKEKMQGTGLGLYMSYTLITESLKGIIVASNKEFIYNSKDAKGLCMQITLPKYIEKKDDN; this is encoded by the coding sequence ATGATTAGAAAATATATTTTTTTAATTTTTATATTTTCTGCATTTTTATATTCAAAGAATGTGCTCATATTAAACTCCTATCATCCCTCTTTTTCTTGGACAAAAATACAAGTTGATAGTATTGTTAATACTTTGCTTGATTCAAAACAAGATATTGATATATATATTGAATATATGGATACAAAAAGAAATAATCCAGCTTTAATGTATAAATACAAATTCTTAACTCTTTTAAAATATAAATATTTAAATAAAAAGATTGATTTAGTTATTTCAACAGATGATAATGCTATAAATTTTTTAAAAATGTTTAGAAATGAACTTTTTTCTAATAGTAAGATAGTTTTTAGTGGCATAAATAATCTAAATATCCTAGATGATTATAAAAAAGATGATATTACTGGTGTTTTTGAAAGAATGACTCCTCTTGTTAACTATGAATTAGCAAAAAAAATCGCTTTAAAGTTAGATAAACTTTATTTAATAGGAGATGATTCCGTAACTTTTAATGTACTTAAAAAGCTAGTATTAAAAGAATTAAATAAAACTAAAATAGATTATGAATTTATTAGTAATAAAAGTATTGATGATTTAATTAGCAAATTAAAAAATACAGATAAAAACTCCATGGCAATGTTAATAATGTCGGCTAGTTATGTTGATAAAAATAAAAATCCAATTACAATGGAAAATGCATTAAAAAAAATTAGTCAAGCTTATAAAAATCCTATAATATCCACTGCAAGAGTTTTCAATCATGGAGGGAAAATAATTGGAGGTTATGTTGTTGATGGAAATAGGCAAGGAGTTTTAGCAGCAAAAATGGCATTGGAAATTTTAAATGATCCAAATTTAAAAATCAAGCCAATTTTAAATGGTACTAACTCTTATGTATTTGATTACAATGCTTTAAAATTTTTTGGTATAGATATTGAAAAATATTTGCCATCTGAAAGTATAAAAGTTTTAAATAAGCCAATCTCTTTTTTTGAACACTTTAAACATATAATTTTAATTATATCTATTATCGCCATATCTTTAATTGTAATTCTTCTTATATCTTTGATATATAATTTTAAATTAAAAAAAGTAAATAAAAGACTGGAAAAATCAAATAAAAATATTCAAATATTTATTGATAATATTTTAGAAGGTATTATTATTTCAGTTGATGGTATTTGTATTGATTTGAATAAAGAAGCTATTAAGCTTTTAGGATATGAAAATAAAAATGAGTTAATAGATAAAAATATACTTGAACTTCTTTCTGAAAATCAAAAAAACTTTTTTGATACTGAAAATGCTGGTGAAACAATTTTTATTAAAAAGAATAAAGAACAAATTAATGTATTAGCAATGAATAAAAAAGTAAGTTTTGAAGATAGGCGAGTAAGTGTAACTTCTTTTGTTGATTTGACGCATTCTAAAAAAAGAGAAAAACTACTATTTGAACAAAGCAAATTAGCTTCAATGGGTGAAATGATAGGAAATATTGCACATCAGTGGAGACAACCTTTATCTGCAATATCTACTTGTGCATCTGGATTAAAATTGCAACATGAAGTTAATGTTTTAGATGATGAAAATTTAAACAAATCTTTAGATACGATTATGAAAAGTACAAATTATTTGTCAAATACCATAGACGATTTTAAAAACTACATAAAAGGTGAAAAGATTATAACAAAATTTTCTGTTTCACATGCAGTTGAAAATAGTATAGATTTATTGAGTGCTTCATTTAAAAATTATGGAATTAATATAGTTAAAAATTTTGATGATGTTCAGATTTATAGTTGTTTTAATGAATTGATTCAAATTTTTATAAATATTTTAAATAATTCAAAAGATGCTTTAAATAAAAATTGTAAAAAAGATAAAGTTATTTTTATAAGCATAAAAGATGAACAAAATTCAGTTACAATAGAATTAGTTGATAATGCTTTTGGGGTGGAAGAAAAAATTATAAATAAAATTTTTGAACCATATTTTACAACTAAAGAGAAGATGCAAGGAACGGGACTTGGACTTTATATGAGTTATACATTAATAACAGAGAGTTTAAAAGGAATCATTGTTGCATCGAATAAAGAGTTTATTTATAATTCAAAAGATGCAAAAGGTTTATGTATGCAAATAACACTACCTAAATATATTGAAAAAAAGGATGATAATTAA
- a CDS encoding YbgC/FadM family acyl-CoA thioesterase, producing MKIRVYYEDTDVGGVVYYANYLKFCERARSELFFKKGLSPHINDNEFFVVKEVNAKYIKPAKFGDLLDVSARLDVKKSASLIMYQEVKRDNEVLFTATFKLAFLKNFKPTKIPNELYEVFYD from the coding sequence ATGAAGATTAGAGTGTATTATGAGGATACAGATGTAGGTGGTGTTGTATATTATGCTAATTACTTGAAGTTTTGTGAAAGAGCTAGAAGTGAACTTTTTTTTAAAAAAGGTTTAAGTCCTCATATAAATGACAATGAATTTTTTGTTGTAAAAGAAGTCAATGCAAAATATATAAAACCTGCTAAATTTGGTGATTTACTTGATGTTAGTGCAAGGCTTGATGTTAAAAAAAGTGCTTCATTGATAATGTATCAAGAAGTAAAAAGAGATAATGAAGTTTTATTTACTGCTACATTTAAATTGGCTTTTTTGAAAAATTTTAAACCAACAAAAATTCCCAATGAGCTTTATGAAGTGTTTTATGATTAG